Proteins from a single region of Lampris incognitus isolate fLamInc1 chromosome 16, fLamInc1.hap2, whole genome shotgun sequence:
- the atg14 gene encoding beclin 1-associated autophagy-related key regulator has translation MASSAGGRVRAAGPGEGLPCSNKAAGRPALRCHHHLGAPGGAMAESVDDAEGLYVAVERCPLCNTSRRRLTCARCVQTGDFVYIDGRNPERYTEKLERLKKLKDEKEQLQQRVITAMDKKLQADQMKWKIMSCRMKIEQLKEAISWGCEEVKTGKELLLRSQEESQRLQRRAGRHQEKRDKMERHIQRLGEVLEKRGRDLQARLDQLAQVRREHIRELNTYIFPTQEEKQGSRDPADVVADSDLTLTSSTVNELAEARRTTYLSGRWIWDDQNGETSISITGPPVTLPSNGDCSAYYSWVEEKSSSQGPELDHINPAHTISAALCYATQLANILSHILDVNLPKKLCNSEFCGENLSRYRFNRALNKLNTNILHLCFSQHVDSEKLHLHHTLRNIMFLVSPDNKNLGRTGPFEVNADLEESMEFVEPEAASPTQESGDEVVSDEETDLGTDWETVPSPRFCDIPSQSMDLSQSAAMQVSQPGANAGGMISSAAASVTSWFRAYTGQR, from the exons ATGGCGTCTTCAGCGGGAGGCCGCGTCAGAGCCGCGGGACCCGGCGAGGGGCTTCCCTGCTCCAACAAGGCCGCCGGGCGGCCCGCTCTCCGCTGCCACCACCACCTCGGCGCCCCCGGGGGGGCTATGGCGGAGTCGGTGGACGACGCGGAGGGTCTGTACGTAGCGGTGGAGCGGTGTCCCCTCTGCAACACGTCCAGGCGGAGGCTGACCTGCGCCCGCTGCGTCCAGACGGGAGACTTCGTCTACATCGACGGGAGGAACCCGGAGAG GTACACTGAGAAACTGGAGAGGCTGAAAAAGCTGAAAGATGAGAAGGAACAGCTTCAACAAAg GGTCATCACAGCCATGGACAAGAAGCTACAGGCCGATCAGATG AAATGGAAGATCATGTCCTGTAGGATGAAGATCGAGCAGCTGAAGGAGGCGATCTCGTGGGGCTGTGAGGAGGTGAAGACCG GTAAGGAGCTGCTCCTCCGCTCTCAGGAGGAGAGCCAGAGGCTGCAGCGGCGAGCTGGACGGCACCAGGAGAAACGGGACAAGATGGAGCGCCACATCCAGCGTCTTGGGGAGGTCCTGGAAAAGAGAGGCCGCGACCTACAGGCCCGTCTGGATCAACTGGCTCAGGTCCGCCGGGAACACATCCGAGAGCTCAACACTTACATCTTCCCCACACAGGAGGAGAAGCAGGGcagcag AGACCCTGCGGATGTGGTGGCAGATAGTGACCTCACGTTGACCTCCAGCACGGTGAACGAATTGGCTGAAGCTCGGCGGACCACCTACCTGTCCGGCCGCTGGATTTGGGATGACCAGAATGGTGAAACCAGCATCAGCATCACCGGGCCGCCTGTTACGTTGCCGAGCAACGGAGACTGCTCTGCCTACTATAGCTGGGTGGAGGAGAAGAGCAGCAGCCAGGGGCCAG AGTTGGACCACATCAACCCAGCCCACACCATCAGCGCCGCGTTGTGCTACGCTACACAGCTAGCTAACATTCTCTCACACATCCTTGACGTCAACCTCCCCAAGAAACTCTGCAACAG TGAGTTTTGTGGCGAGAACCTGAGTCGTTACCGTTTCAACAGAGCGCTCAACAAACTCAACACCAACATTCTCCATCTCTGCTTCTCCcag cATGTTGACAGTGAGAAGCTCCATCTCCATCACACCTTGAGGAACATCATGTTCTTGGTCTCACCCGACAACAAGAACCTGGGCAG AACTGGTCCGTTTGAGGTGAATGCTGATCTGGAGGAGTCCATGGAGTTTGTGGAGCCAGAGGCGGCCAGTCCAACCCAGGAGAGTGGTGATGAGGTGGTCTCAGATGAGGAGACGGACCTGGGGACGGACTGGGAGACGGTACCGAGTCCCCGCTTCTGTGACATCCCATCCCAG TCCATGGATCTCTCTCAGAGTGCGGCCATGCAGGTTTCTCAGCCAGGAGCCAATGCGGGGGGGATGATCTCCTCTGCTGCAGCCTCTGTCACGTCCTGGTTTCGGGCTTACACCGGCCAGCGTTGA